The following are from one region of the Nicotiana tabacum cultivar K326 chromosome 3, ASM71507v2, whole genome shotgun sequence genome:
- the LOC107831185 gene encoding small ribosomal subunit protein uS12, with translation MGKTRGMGAGRKLKSHRRRQRWADKSYKKSHLGNEWKKPFAGSSHAKGIVLEKIGIEAKQPNSAIRKCARVQLIKNGKKIAAFVPNDGCLNYIEENDEVLIAGFGRKGHAVGDIPGVRFKVVKVSGVSLLALFKEKKEKPRS, from the exons ATGGG GAAGACACGTGGAATGGGAGCTGGTCGTAAGCTGAAGTCCCACCGTAGGAGGCAGCGGTGGGCTGATAAATCTTATAAGAAATCTCATCTTGGCAATGAATGGAAGAAGCCATTTGCAGGGTCATCTCATGCAAAGGGGATTGTCCTGGAGAAAAT CGGTATTGAAGCTAAGCAGCCCAACTCTGCCATTAGAAAGTGTGCTCGAGTTCAGCTGATTAAGAATGGGAAGAAAATAGCTGCTTTTGTACCCAACGATGGTTGTTTGAACTACATTGAAGAGAAT GACGAGGTGTTGATTGCTGGATTTGGTCGTAAGGGACATGCTGTGGGAGATATTCCTGGTGTTAGGTTCAAGGTTGTGAAGGTGTCTGGTGTCTCACTTTTGGCTCTCTTCAAAGAGAAGAAGGAGAAGCCAAGATCTTAA